The sequence GGTCGCACaactttataaatttattaaaaagcacTGAATTACACAAATGGGTAATTTTGTGCTATGTaagttatacctcagtaaagttgGTAAAaagctccatggagagcctgatACTCACCTTGTTTTGACACATTCATTTTAAATAACTGGATGCGTATTTTGGAGTATTGTATTAAATAAGTATGCTTCTCTCTTTACAGGAGTCTTACGGCCCCTGAACATTTTGGTGTCTTCCGCCTATCAAAACTGTGTCAGGAATGCCTGTCTCAGTTCTGCACTGTCCACCCAACATTTTCGTTCTCTTCCAATGCCAACTGTTTCCTCTGCTCCCGGACTTAGCACATGTGTCAGAAACCTGACATGTGGGCATACTCCAGCAATCCTCAACAGGTAGGGTGTATTTCAGTAAATGGATGCTTAGACACAAATTGTAAAATGTTGCTGCCTGCAAAGACATCTGAGAAGCAGATGGTACTCTCGGCCTACCTGCAGTTTATTATGTTGACTTTGCCTGCTGGGGTGGGAGAATATGATTGATAGCCCCATATGCCTACGTGCCAGCAGCAGGGACTACCCTACAGAGCACACTTTCCATGTTCTAGATGTGGTTTCCTGGTTGGAAGCTCTCAGCCAAGGTGGAGGGTGAACGAGATGCTCAGCGTGCAAGGCTGGTATTCATTTAGTCGACAGATACTTAGTTAAGGACTCCTGGGTGCCCAGTTCTTGGCAGAAAGGATACAGAGATAAACTGAAGTCCTCAAAGGCTTGATAGCCCAGTGGGCAGATAAGAAATCAGGTGATTAAAATAGATAGGATAAATTCTCTGATAGGGATTGAGGGGCTACTTGATGGAAGGCTTACAAGTTGGTAATTGTGGCTATTCTTACTTACGCTTAGTGTCATGGGTCATTGAAAGTAACAATGTATATTAAAGTCGGCTTTGTTTCAGCGGAACTCCACTTATTTCAAAGTATGGAAATGGCCTTTATCCTCTAATGAGTCTTATTGctgagttaacattttttttactatattttagaGTGGCCCCCTTGCTTCCAAATGTCCTGAAGCCACCAGTCAGAACGGTGACGTACTTCAGCTccgggaagggaaaaagaaagactgTGAAAGCTGTCATCTATAGGTTTCTTCGACTTCATTCCGGCCTGTGgctgaggaggaaggtgagtcttcACACAGTCATTTGACTGAAAAAGCAGTGGGagcccctattcttttttttttttttttttttttttagtatatgtgctgccgaagcgagcacagccCCTATTCTTTGACGTCTCTCCTCCCATTTGCCAGTAGCTCTTAACAGTGCTGTGCTTAAGTACCAGTTTGGCAGGCATCCCCAGTGTAAATGAATTCGTAAAACACGGTGTCACTCACAGTGGTAAATCCTCTCACTGCAGGACGTGTTCATCTCAGGTCTTTTACATGCTGGCCTAGCTGATGATCACAGGAAGCCATGTGACAGCCCCCACGTGCGCCGGCCTGTGGGGAGGCCCTCTCTAAGCCTAGAGTGTTGCAGCAGCAGAGTTGCCTTCAGCAGGGACTTTGTGGCGTGGCTTAGATTGGGGGCTGATGGGCTCTTTCGCCTACTTTGGATTGGATTCTCTTGCCGCTTCCAGTCGGCGAAcaggaga comes from Neovison vison isolate M4711 chromosome 8, ASM_NN_V1, whole genome shotgun sequence and encodes:
- the MRPL35 gene encoding 39S ribosomal protein L35, mitochondrial, whose translation is MATPVFARAVRAASGVLRPLNILVSSAYQNCVRNACLSSALSTQHFRSLPMPTVSSAPGLSTCVRNLTCGHTPAILNRVAPLLPNVLKPPVRTVTYFSSGKGKRKTVKAVIYRFLRLHSGLWLRRKAGYKKKLWKKTAARKRRLREFVFCNKTQSKLLDKMTTSFWKRRNWYADDPYQKYHDRTNLKV